From the Methanobacterium sp. BAmetb5 genome, the window TGTACTGTTTGTGGAAGATGCTGCCGGGAATCTGAATCTGTTTTCATTCATAAAGATGAACTCAACCTGTTACTTACCTTCAACTCAGATCTGGAGAAGGAAATCATTCGCAACAAAGAGTTCCCCCAACATTTCGAAATAAGGGACAGCCACCCCTGCAAATTCATTGACCCAGAAAGCAATAAATGCGCAATATACACTTTCCGACCCCAAGTCTGCCGCAACTATCCACTGACACTAATCGGATCCCCAGGTAAAGCCCAAAATTCCATCCACTTAAGTTCAAAATGCAATTACTCAGTTAATCTGATTCTTAAAAAATCTATTATACTTTTTGATGAAGCTATTCAAAGACTTGAAGGATAATTTAGATAATTTAGATTATTGAAAGGTTTTAGGATTATTAATATTATTTAAGGGCTTAATTCATTTTGATTTATTTAATTTGATTTAAATTACAAATTTATTTAGTCTGCCCACTTTTCTTATCTTTGCCAATTTTCTTATCTTTAATTATAATACTCCCCAAAAAATAAATAATTTCCCCAACAGAATATAGTAAACAAGGAATTAAAAGAAATGAACAATGAATTAAGAGGGGGATTTACCATGGCTGAAACATGCATGAGTGAAAGTGAAGTTGAAAATTTTGTGGATAACTTTAAGGGAATGTTATGGGATGAATTAGAGGATGCTCTGAATTGTATGTCCCCAGAGGATATGGTAGCAGTCATACTAGCTTTGAAAAAGAGATTTGGGTAATATGAAGTTATATAATACAATTAATTTCTTTTTTTTATGGTATTTCACATTAAAATGAACTAAAAATAAATTAAAGTATGTGGAATGGAGTTTTAACCTGAAATAAGAAAAAATGAATAAGCTGATTATTCTCTTTAAAAACTTATTCAATAACCGCTATTTTTCCAAAATGGTCATGGTAGTACTGGTAACCCGCAGGGGCCAGAGTCACATTGAAAAAATCATACCTTAACTTTTTCCTTCCAGGGAAGGTCTGCACCAGCCCCATATCTTCAAGACAGGGCACAGCACTGTTAATTTCATCAAAACTAAGGTTGGTTAATCTTTTTATGACATCACCATTACCCCGTCTCCTACTTCCTTCCACCATTGCCTTCAATATTAGCATTGCATTTTCCTGGTTCGGATCCATCAAATCACCACTTGAATGTTAATTAATCACCAGTTTTCGAGTTCATCCCCTTTCCTTGTATATTAGTTTTAAGTCATTTTTAAGTCATTAACGGAATAAATTCCCATTTAAATCTAGAAATCTCCTTAATACCTCCATGAAACTGGAGAATAATCTTAAAACATCGGTAACAGGGATAGTTAAATATACGAAATACATCATATATAAATCGAACTGTTTTAAAAATGATGTCGTGAATAATATATTTATGGTTTAATATTCATGGTTTTCATGGTTTTTGAAGATTGAACTTGTTTTAAAGAACAAAAAAGGATTCATTCCAGCGATACCCGCTGAGGATTAGTGTAAATATTAAATCGACTCCCTCTTAAAAATCCAATCATGGTTATTCCTGCCTTAAAGGCCACAGAGTAACCCGATGATGTGGGAGCTGCGTTGGAGGCTATAATGGGAATTCCCACCCGGGCCAGTTTTATCATCATGTCCGCGGGCATCCGGCCACTGTAAACCATGAAACTCTGGGAAAAGTCAACCTTTGCCAGTGCGGCAGCACCTATTACCTTATCTGCGGCAACGTGGCGGCTTACATCCTCACGGGTGATGAATTTATCCTGGTAAACCAGGCCCGCAACATGAGTGCCTCCGGTGTTCTGCCAGACCCGGGCTTCATCCCTTAACTCATCAATGGCCTGGAAAATATCATCAGGAGATAATGTAAATTCGGATTCCACCCGGTTTATGGTTTCGATTTTGCGCCTCCATCCACCGAAACAGTCTGAACCAACCACCAGATCCTTTATATCAAAGTCAGTGAGGTCTATCTCCACGTTAATATCCAGACTATTGATTTTTATCTTTTTTATACCATTAATAGTGGTCACCAGGCCTTCTCCGAGTAAATAACCCCTGGTAAAATCTTCCAGGGCATCTGGACTTATGGAGAAACTCCTTCGGAATTTTTCATTAATAATTAGGTTTACCTGTTCATCAACCACAATCTCATCATCCCCGGGAGTTAACCCTGGAGTTGAAGGTGGAGTAAAGGTTTTAAATGATTTTTCAGGGGCAAACAAAGCATTGTAACGTTCTATGGGAACTATTTCCGTCATTCCCTGGACACTGGCCGGGGTTCTGAGTTTTTCCACTGCTAATTTAATGTTTTTGATAGCTAAATCAACATCTTCTGGAGTATTTTCCTTTCCCAGTGTTACCCGGAGTGAGCCATTGGCCGCTTCCTCATCCAAACCCATTGCCCGGAGGACAGGGGATGGTTCCACTTTCTTGGTGGAACAGGCTGAACCAGTGGAAACTTCCACCCCCTGGGCATCCATTAGGAAAGTTAATGGTTCTCCCCTCACTTTTTTAAAACTGAAGTGTGCAT encodes:
- a CDS encoding YkgJ family cysteine cluster protein, with the protein product MLRDLLIDQELFEILRTRSLESDDCGMNTTKEVELLEKAVFNRLKKKRSVKKYKKLGVTKGDLKQIIQLADIMGLDTLDGPSNYELAMEHEEWCTVCGRCCRESESVFIHKDELNLLLTFNSDLEKEIIRNKEFPQHFEIRDSHPCKFIDPESNKCAIYTFRPQVCRNYPLTLIGSPGKAQNSIHLSSKCNYSVNLILKKSIILFDEAIQRLEG
- the nifS gene encoding cysteine desulfurase NifS codes for the protein MTNHSPHSKQVYLDHSATSPLDPEVWNAMEPYFSDSFGNASTLYSLGRKARTAMEKAREQVVSLIGAQPDEIYFTSGGTESDNIAIKGASRHLKNKGNHIITSSIEHPAVLETCKHLEKEGFRVTFLPVNEEGIVSLRDLKDAITPETILITVMHANNEIGTIQPIKEIGALAREKGIYFHTDAVQSVGKIPVNVGDMNVDLLSISAHKLYGPKGVGVLYIRRGVQIDPLFHGGGHERGMRPGTENIPGIVGLGKACQIAEENLDHNQEYITQLRDHLIKGVLEAVDDVQLNGHPLKRLPGNAHFSFKKVRGEPLTFLMDAQGVEVSTGSACSTKKVEPSPVLRAMGLDEEAANGSLRVTLGKENTPEDVDLAIKNIKLAVEKLRTPASVQGMTEIVPIERYNALFAPEKSFKTFTPPSTPGLTPGDDEIVVDEQVNLIINEKFRRSFSISPDALEDFTRGYLLGEGLVTTINGIKKIKINSLDINVEIDLTDFDIKDLVVGSDCFGGWRRKIETINRVESEFTLSPDDIFQAIDELRDEARVWQNTGGTHVAGLVYQDKFITREDVSRHVAADKVIGAAALAKVDFSQSFMVYSGRMPADMMIKLARVGIPIIASNAAPTSSGYSVAFKAGITMIGFLRGSRFNIYTNPQRVSLE